The Thiorhodovibrio frisius genome segment CTTCGGTCGCCGACTTTATCTGCCGGACATCAACCACACCAATCAGCAGCGCCGCCAGGGTGCTGAGCGCACCGCCATCAACGCCCCCATGCAGGGCAGCGCGGCGGACATTATCAAGCGCGCCATGATCACCGTCGATGACTGGATCCAGCGCGAGCAACCGCCGGTGCGGATGATCATGCAGGTCCATGATGAGCTGGTATTTGAGATTGCCAATGAAGCTATTGATGCCGCCACTAGCCAGATCCGCGAGCTGATGCAGTCAGCCGCCGAGCTGAAGGTGCCGCTGATTGTCGATATCGGCGTGGGGGAAAATTGGGATGAGGCGCATTAGGCTGCGGGATTGACCGAATGCATGGCGGTCGAGTCGGCCGACCGCGCAAACTCTGGCATCCATGATGCCCTCGCCATTCCAGTTCGCCTCCCTTGCAGCCGGCCTGATCTTGGCCTGGCTGCTATTTCATCTTGCTATCCAGCTCGGCTTTCGCGCCAAACGTCTGCCCGAGCAGTCTGATCCCGGCACACTCGGTCTGCCTTTTGCCACCGTGGCAATCCCGGGTCGCGCCCGCAAGCCGCTGTTTGGCTGGTGGCTGCCTGCTGAAAACAGCCGTCGTTCGGTCATTATTCTGCACGGCTGGGGCAGCAATGCCGAGCAAATGCTGCCGCTCGCCCTGCCCCTGCATGGTGGTGGCTACAATGTGCTGTTGTTTGATGCGCGCAACCATGGCCGCAGCCCGGGAGCGACCTTTTCCTCGCTGCCCCGTTTTGCCGAGGATCTGGACGCCGCCATCACCTGGCTGCAAGCAAATCAGTCCGATGCGGCAGCCTCCATCACAGTGATTGGTCACTCAGTTGGCGCCGGCGCGGCATTGTTCAGTGCCTCGCGCCGCAATGACTTAGCCGCCGTGGTCAGCCTGTCCACCTTCGCCCACCCGCGTTGGGTGACCGCGCGTTATCTGCGCCAGATCCGTCTGCCGTCCCCCGTCATCGCGCTGGTCGCGCGTTATGTGGAATGGGTCATCGGCCATCGCTTCGAGACCATTGCGCCCGTGAACACCATCAAGGCCATCCCCTGCCCGGTGCTGCTGGTACATGGCGATGCTGACCGGGCGGTGCCGATCACTGATGCTCAGATGATTGCCCAATCAGGCGCTCCGGGAGGGCTAGAGCTGCTGGTCATTCCCGGAGGGGATCATGACTCAAGCGAGCATATTCCTGAATACAGTCCGCGCTTGCTGGCATTTCTGGCTGCCGCGGAACAGCAGCAATCTTACTGCGCAAAGCGGGAGCCTGAGGCGCATGGTCCCGGCCAGCCCGGATAATGAAGCGACTGTGTCACGGTAAGGATCACCGACCGCATCAAAATCAGGCGTAGTCGTCAACCACCGGGCTGCGAGCGCGCCCCCAGCCTGACGGAAACATCGCCGGGCCGCGCAGGTTGACCCTGGGTGCACTTGGCAGGCGGCGCTCGTTGCGGCGGCGATCAGTATCGCGTCGATCAAGATCGCGCCGATCTTCCAGGCGACGTTCCGTAACCATGCGCAGACCGCCTCGGCGATCATCGTCGCGCCGCTCCTTGAATCGTCGCTCTTTGCGGCGCCTTTCTGCCGAACGCCGCTCGCTGCCGCGCTGATCGCTGCGCTTGCCGCTTTTGCCCGGCACCGCGCGCCCATCGAGCATTGGGTAGTGCTCGTTTTCATCACTGCCCATCGCCTGGCCAAAACGGGTGGAGGAAATGGGTTGTATGGCATCCAATCGATCAAACATGGTCAAGCCTCGAAGGTGTGCCCGAGGGTCCGCCTCAAGGTCTGTGCGGAAAACGACCAGTCACGACCTGCCAGAATCCTTTCTTTGGCCGTGACCGGTCCTGCTCTGCTCCGCCCAGCTCAGTCCCTGACAGAAGGCGACTCCCTGTCCCGAAAATCCCTGCCTTCATCAGCTCCATTTTTCGCGGAGCCTTACCCTCTGTATCGTTCTCTGGGGCCGGTTCTTGAACAATCAGTACTGGAGAGTGTTGGGCGGAGCCGGGCGAGATGCACCAGATCAAAGGTCGCCTTCTGTCAGCAGCGGACGCATCGCGCTCAGCAAATTGCCAAACAGGCGCGGATTGGCCTGCTCCTCGCGCGCGAGCAATCCCTTGAAGTAGTCGCGCTGGGTCGGTTTGTCAAAACAGGCCGGACAGGAATCTGGCACCACCGGCAGCGCGGCGGTCTCGGCATAGGCGCAAGTCTGGCGCTCACGGCAATAGACCAGCGGGCGGATGACGCGCAGATCGCCTGCGTCGATGCGATAGTGCGCTTTCATGGTGCGCAACTGCCCGCCGTGAAACATGGACATCATCAGACTTTCGCCCAGATCATCAAGATGCTGCCCAAGCGCCAGCACCCCATAACCATGCTCGCGGCACAGCCGATACATGATGCCGCGCTTCATGCGCGCGCAATAAGCGCAAAAAGAATCGCCATCCATGTGCGCTTGCGCCTGTTCCATGATCGGCTGGCGCTCGTAGAGATAGTCGAGCCCAAGCTGGCTGTAATAGCCAATCAGCGGTTCAGGGTCAAAACCCGGCACTTGCGGATCGACCGTGATGACGCCAAGCTCGAAGTGCACCGGCGCACGCCGTTGCAGATGACGGAGAATCTGTAGCAATGACAAAGAATCCTTGCCACCGGAGACTGCAACCAGCACGCGATCACCGGGCTGGATCATGCGATAGTCGGCGATGGCGCGCCCGACCAGGCGCAGCAGGGATTTGGGCGGGGTATCTGGGCTCTTGCTCATGCCCGGCAGTGTAGCGCATCCGCCAAAAGATTAAGGCCGGCGGATGCCGGCCTTATGCTGCTGGCGCCTTGGGCGCGCACCCTGGGTCAGGGCGTTTTGAACTCCTGTGTCAGGAGCCATAATTAAAAGTGTAGCGCAGTTTTCAAATCCCGCTCGGTTTGGCAGCCCCATTTTGCCCAAACTCGGCCCGATTCCGACGAGCGGTCGCTCGGCGGATCGCTCAGAGTCTGGCCGCAGTCTGGTGTTTTGATCGCGGTGGCAGCGCAAAACGGTGCTCATCGATCTCCCAACGATCAAGACTCGCCGTCAGCACCAGACAGGAAGGGCCGCCGCAGGTACGCGAACGCCCGGCTGCGCCCGGGTTCAGCACCCAGGGCAGGCACTCGCAGTCCACCACCAGACGGTGACTATGCCCATAAACGATGGCCCGCGCCTGAGGATAGCGTCGGCGCAGCCGCTCATGACGCCCAGCCGCTGCCATGCGGTGGCTGTGCTCAACCACCAAAAGACCGCCCGGCAGGTCCACCTGGGCTCGCCCGGGAATGCGTTCAAGTAGCGCCTGGTCTGCAACCGGCCAGTCACGATGGACGTCGTTGTTGCCCCGCACTGCATAGACCTGTCCAAGCTTGGGTTGAAGACTCGCCAGCACCGCCACCGAGCCGATATCCCCGCCATGCACGGCCATGTCGCAGTCCGCCACTAGGGCAAGAATGCGCGGATCAATCTGCCCGTGCGTATCCGCCAGCAGAGCGACCCGCAGCCTTTGCGGTAAAGGGGTCGGGTCACTCACGCGTCACCGGCGAGAGACAACACACCGGACATAGGCGCCAAAGTCGTCAAGGGTCGATGCGCAGCACCAATTTGCCGCTCATCCCGCCCGCTTCGAGCTGACGATGAGCCTCGGCTGCCTGGGTGAAGGGCAAAGACTCACTGACATGAATGCCTAATTGACCCCGCTCCATGAGTTCGGCGCACTGGCTGAGAATCCAGCCCTGACGCGCCTGGGCTTCACCGATATCGCGCAGTTGCGGGGTCAGCATCAGTTCCAGACTGATGCGTAGATTGCGCAGGCGCGCTTCGCTCAGGTCAATATCCGGACCAGGATCGAGAATGGTGATCAGATCACCATAAAGCGCCATGGCGGGGATAGTCTGGCGGAAAACCTCAGGACCGACGGTATCAAGCGCAATATCCACGCCACGCCCCTGAGTCCAGTCGGATATAGCCTCGATCAAAGACTCCTCGCGATAATTGATCGCGCACTCAGCGCCGAGACGATGCGCAACGTCCGCCTTTTCGGCGCTGCTGACCGTGGTGGCCACGCGCGCGCCGGCAGCGACCGCAAGCTGAATGGCGACATGGCCAACACCACCCGCGCCGCCATGAATCAGCACCTGCTGACCAGGCCTGATACCAGCGCGATCATGCAGCGCCTCCCAGGCGGTGATCAGCACCAAGGGCGCGGCAGCGCCCTGATCGATGGGAAGCCCCGCCGGCAGAGGCTGGATAAGCGCCTCGTCGACCAGATTGAACTGGGCATAATTGCCGCGCATGCCGCCTAGTCCGCCGCTGCAATACCAGACGCTGTCACCGGGTCGCACCCGGGTCACCTCCGTGCCCACGGCTTCGACCACGCCGGCACCGTCGCAACCGAGTACCGTCGGTCCGGTGGCCGCGCGCATCGGGCCGCGACTGCGGATCTTGGTGTCGACCGGGTTCACACCTGCGGCCTGCACGCGCACCAGAACCGCGTGCGGTGATTCGATCCGGGGATCATCAAGCTCGGACGGAACGAGCACCTCGGGGCCGCCCGGTCCGTTCATTACCATGGCTTTCATCGGTTAGGGTCCTCCTGTTGCCGAGGGCACCTGCAAGGATTCAGTCCACCGATTCAGCAGCCTGTTCAGTCGGTGGGATCGCGCTCAACCAGCATGGCCTGCAATTCGAGATCAAGCCGCGAATCGTCGTCCAGATTCACCTCGACCAACCGCCGCAGTTGCGCCACGCTGTCCAAGTCCATTTCCAGCACATGGACACCAATCTGTCCGGCGTCCAGGTGCCTGACTTCGCCTTTGACCTGAATGCGCATACTACCCTGCTCATCGAGCACCACAGACAGATCGACCAGTTGCCCAAGCACCGGTTGCCAACTCTCACAGGCATCCAGCAGCAGACCGCGCAGCGAAATATCGACCAGCCGGCACTGGGTCTCCTGATCCATCGCCTCAACCCGCACCTCGCGGTCGAGGCCGATACGCTGGAAGCGCCGGCGATTGCCGTCTGTGTCAGTGGCTGAACTCATCTGGCTGAACTCATTTGATAGGCACCGCCCACACCAACAGGTTGCGCGCATTGCGCCCTCTGAGGCACGGAACCTTTAGCCCGCCTAACGCTCATGGTCCCGACCACCCCGGATAATGCATCCGTGTGATTCGCAGTAAAAATATCACCCGTTCTTGGCTTCTTCGGCCGCTTCGAGCACCCGCAGGCGCCCGGTTGGGTCGGCAGCGCGGAAATTGCCAATCAGACGCTGTTCCTCCGGGGACAACTCGGGTGCCGAGTCATCCAGGCACAGCAAATACACTGGTGACACTGTACCTAGCGCCTGCGTCAGGGTCTGCGCCTGTTCGATGCCCATTCGGCGAATACCCTGCTCGTAATTGCTGATGCGGGACTTTGACAGCTCGTTACCCGTCCTCTCCGACAACTGCGCCAGGCTCAGGCCCTGCGCTTGGCGCGCCTCTCTCAACCGTTGGCCGATCGCGTCATTCAACTCTTTTGTATTCATGATAAATCGCCATCTCGAAACAAAAATCCATATATATACCCAAACCCTATGGCATTTCGGCTCGGTTTGGGCTGGGTGACGGCCACGAAAAACGCCGTGAATACCTCCCCCTTTGCATCCAGGGAGGCTTCCCGGCGGCACCCTTGCCGCCGGGAGACCCCGCGTCCGTCACCCGACCCAAAACCGCAAACCAATTTCCCATTGCTTATAGAAGCAAGATCCATGGCCGATGCACAGGCCACCGCGCCATACAAGCATCGGCAGCTCGGCACATGCCAGACAAGGAATTCGCACCATGCGCTCGTACTATGCCTGCCAGCGCCATCAGTAGCAAGGCAGTCTGTACAGTGTTTGAGTACCGCCCGCGCACTTCAGTGCGGCATTGAACCCTTGCTCGCTAGTCTGGCACAAAGATCGCAACACTTGATCAGTGCCGCCTTGCCCCCACACTGCGCGCCACCGGCTCTCGCCCTTCTGTAAAAAGGCAAACCGGGATCCTGCCTCATCCGCGATGAGACTGTCCGCCAATCGCCTCAGTTCTTGGATTTGTCGACCAACTGCTTCTCGCGAATCCAGGGCATCATCTCGCGCAGGCGGGCGCCGACTTCCTCGATCTGATGCTCCTGACTCAGACGGCGCATGGCTTTCATGCGCGGCGCACCGGCCTGGTTCTCAAGGATGAATTCACGCGCAAAAGAACCGTTCTGGATTTCGCCGAGAACACGCTTCATCTCGGCCTTGGTCTCATCGGTGACGATGCGCGGGCCACGAGTCAGATCGCCATACTCGGCGGTATTGGAGATGGAGTAGCGCATGTTGGCGATACCACCCTCGTAGATGAGGTCGACGATCAGCTTGACCTCGTGCAGGCACTCGAAGTAGGCCATCTCGGGCGCATAGCCGGCCTCGACCAGGGTCTCGAAGCCGTTCTGGATGAGTGCGGTCAGGCCGCCACAGAGGACCACCTGCTCGCCGAACAGATCGGTTTCGCATTCCTCGCGGAAGTTGGTCTCGATGATGCCGGCACGGCCACCGCCGTTGGCTGAGGCGTAGGCCAGGGCGATGTCGCGCGCCTTACCGCTGGCATCCTGCTGCACCGCGATCAAGCTCGGCACGCCGCCGCCCTGGGTATAGGTGGAGCGCACCAGATGGCCGGGACCCTTGGGCGCGATCATGATCACGTCGAGATCGGCACGCGGCTCGATCTGACCAAAATGGATGTTGAACCCGTGCGCGAAGGCCAGCGCGGCCCCCTGCTTAATGTTCGGCGCGATCTGGTCGCGATACAGCTTGGCCTGATGCTCATCGGGGGCAAGAATCATCACCACGTCGGCACCAGCGACCGCCTCAGGGATGTCCTTGACCTGCAACCCGGCATTGCTCGCCTTGGCCGCCGAGGAGGAGCCTGGACGCAAACCCACGGTGACCGAGACGCCCGACTCTTTCAGGTTATTGGCATGAGCATGCCCCTGGGAGCCATAGCCGATGATGGCGACCTCTTTGCCCTGGATCAGCGAGAGGTCGGCGTCTTTGTCGTAGTAAACGTTGATTGCCATAACAGGAGAATCCTTCAGTAAAATTCAGTCAGTGGTAAAAACTTGCTGCCGAAATCGCAACGGATTCCGGTGCGTTCTGGGCTGCATAATGGGGTACGCGGGGCGCAAACAATTGGGTTTTAAACTCGCCGGCGGCTGACGCGGATATTGCAAGGTCGCGGAAGAATCCAGCTCTGATCACACAGTCCAAAACGCTGGACGCATGGGTATCAGAGCGCCAGTGCTTTTTCGCCCCGCCCGATGCCACTCGGCCCGGAGCGCACCACCTCTGTGATCAGCCCGTCAGGCACGGCCTGGATAAAGGCATCGAGCTTGCTTGAAGTACCAGTCAGCTCGACCACATAGCTGGCCTCGGTCACGTCGACGATCTTGGCGCGGAAGATTTCGGTCAGGCGCTTGAGTTCCTCGCGATCTGCGCCCTTGGCGCGCAGCTTGATCAGCATCATCTCGCGTTCGATGTGCGGCCCTTCGGACAGATCGGCGAGCTTGACCACGTCGATCAGCTTGTTGAGCTGCTTTTTGATCTGCTCGACGATGTCGTCGTTGCCGCAGGTCACCAGGGTCATGCGCGACAGGGTGGGGTCATCAGTGGGCGCCACGGTCAGGGACTCTATGTTGTAGCCGCGCGCGGAGAAGAGCCCCGCGATGCGCGACAGGGCGCCCGACTCGTTTTCGACCAGCATGGAAAGAATGTGTCTCATCACTTTGTCCAGGGAGAGCGGTAAAGGCTGGGCTTAAAGAAAGGGGGCTTAGGCCAGTTCACGCTGGGAGATCGTCGGCGGCAGGTGCATCTCGTGCTGGCCTTTGCCAGCTGCGATCATCGGGTAGACGTTCTCGGTCGGGTCGACGATCACATCGAGGAACACCAGGCGGTCGCGCATGGCAAAGGCCTCCTGCATAGCGGCTTCGAGCTCGCCGGGCTTGTCCACCCGCATCCCAACATGGCCGAAGCTCTCGGTCAGGGCAACGAAGTCCGGCAACGCATCCACATAGCTGTGCGCGTAACGGCTCTCGTAGAAGAACTCCTGCCACTGGCGCACCATGCCCATGTAGCCGTTATTGAGCAGTATGATTTTGATCGGCAGATCGTACTGCTTGCAGGTCGCCAGCTCCTGAATGCACATCAGAATGCTCGCCTCGCCCGAGATGCAGGCCACCTGGGCCTCGGGATGCGCGATTTGCACGCCCATAGCCGACGGCAGGCCAAAGCCCATGGTGCCCAGCCCGCCCGAGTTAATCCAGCGCCTGGGCTTGTCGAAAGGATAAAACTGGGCGGCAAACATCTGGTGCTGACCCACATCGGAAGTCAGGTAGAGATCGCCCCCGGTCACCTTGTAAAGTGTCTGCACGGCGAATTGCGGCTTGATCAGCTCACTCTCGCGGTCATAGCACAGGCAGTCCAGTTTGCGCCAGGCGTCAATTTGCTCCCACCAGGCCGTAATGGCCGCTTTGTCCGGTTGCGCCTTCATCTCGCGTAGCAAGCCAAGCATGTCGGCCAGTACCGTTTCGACCGGGCCAACGATGGGAATATCCACCCGCACGTTCTTGGAGATGGACGAAGGGTCGACATCGATATGAATGATGGTCGCATGCGGGCAGAAATGCTCGATCTTGCCCGTGACCCGGTCGTCGAAGCGCGCGCCGATGGCAATCAGGCAATCGGTCTCGTGCATGGCCATGTTGGCCTCGTAGGTGCCATGCATGCCGAGCATGCCGAGGAATTGGCTATCGGTACTAGGGTAGGCACCTAAACCCATCAGGGTACTGGTAATGGGATGACCGAGCGCACGCACCAGATCGATCAGGGGTTCGTGGGCGTTGCCCAAAATCACACCGCCGCCGGTGTAAAACACCGGGCGCTTGGCACCGACCATGGCCTCTAACGCCTTGCGTATCTGACCGAGATGGCCCTTGAGCGCCGGCTGGTAGGAACGCAGTTTGAGATTGGGCTGGAATTGGTAGGGAATCTTGATGCCCGGATCGGTCACGTCCTTGGGCACGTCGACCACCACCGGACCAGGGCGCCCGGAGGTCGCAATATGAAAGGCCTTGGCGATGGTCTCAGCCAGATCCTCGACCCGCTTGACCAGAAAATTGTGCTTCACGCAGGGGCGGGTAATGCCGACGGTGTCCACTTCCTGGAAGGCATCGCTGCCAATGACAGGCGTTGGCACCTGGCCGGTAATCACCACCATGGGAATGGAGTCCATGTAGGCGGTAGCGATGCCAGTCACGGCATTGGTCGCGCCCGGACCGGAGGTCACCAAGCAGACGCCGCATTTGCCGCTGGCACGCGCGTAGCCGTCAGCGGCATGGGCGGCGCCCTGCTCATGGCGCACCAGGATATGGCGAATCTGATCGCTCTTCTGAAAGAGCGCGTCGTAGATGTGCAGCACCGCGCCGCCGGGGTAGCCGAAAACGGTCTCCACGCCCTGGTCGATCAGCGACTGTATTAGGATTTCCGCACCAGAGAGAACGCTTGCGCGCTGATCCGGTGTCTGATGCTGATCCGGGGATGCGGTCTGCTCGGATGACGAGTCAGGCGCGGGCCTTTGCTGCACGGGTCTACCTCCGTACCGGCCATTGAACACCCGGGGCCAGCGCCTTCTTGCCCGGCGAAAAAGCGGACAGAAAACCCGGCCAAGGTGCCGCCAGCGGCACACGACAGGAAAAATGATTTAGAAAATATGCTTGCTCGCGGGAGGCGAGTGACGCCGGCGTCTGCCAGCGAACTGGAAAAACTACAATATTCCGGCCAACAGGGTCAACTATTATGACCGCATGGTCACAAATTAACCGATATTTACCTCGCGGGCATCTCTGGCGCAACGGCTATTGCCGAGCCCCTGGTGCACAATCTCAAACACAGCGACAGCGGCTGACAGCACCCGCTCGGGATCATGCCCACCGGCGCTAACTTCAGCCTCGAGCGCGGTGCCGAAATGGCGCCAGCCACTGGCCGGCGATGGATCGACGCGGGAGCCGAGAAACCCGAACGGCAGGGTGTTTGCCGCAGAGCCAAGATTGCGTGTGAGCTGCTGGGAGATCACCCGCCCCCCCAGGGTCGCCCCCTCAAGCACGTAGAGCCCGCCAAGCGCGTCCGTTTCGTCGCGCACCAAGTCCTTCAGGCGTTCATTCAGAGCCTTCGGTAACCTCGATGGCTCGAGTTCCAAGGCCGCCAAATCCCGCTCGAGCGCCGGCAACTTCGGCTGCACCCCAAGCCGCGCCAGAGTCGCTGGCGCACAAAGATTGTGCAAGTGTGGTTCCACCCTAGTGTAGGGAGCCGCAATTGCAGCCAGGTAGTCGCGGTAGGTACCGAGATCCACCTCTGGTGCCATCAGCTTGCGCATCAGCTTAAGATTCTCGGTGGCGACATGCAACGCGGCGGTTCTGGCGCGCAAGGCTGTCATCAGCGCCCCCGGCGCTGTGGTGTTTGCTGTGTTGTTTATAGCTGCTTCCGACATCAGCGAGATTCCTTCGGCATCTTAAAAGCAAGTTGTTGATGATTTGTTCATCGCAACACCAATAATGGCCGGGAAGACCAAAAACCTCACCAATCGGAGGCCACATCCCAGGCGATGACCTGCCTTGCTCCGCCCAGCACGCCAGAAGCCGGCAGCAACTCAATCAACAGGGCCTCCGGGCTAAAACCATCCGGCAGTTGAAAATCGCCGTCCAGCGCTTGGCCGTTAGCGCCCCTGCGCAGCGCAACGCGAATACGATCCTGCTCAGGCTCCTCAAGGGACGCATTCAGGAA includes the following:
- a CDS encoding alpha/beta hydrolase, which translates into the protein MMPSPFQFASLAAGLILAWLLFHLAIQLGFRAKRLPEQSDPGTLGLPFATVAIPGRARKPLFGWWLPAENSRRSVIILHGWGSNAEQMLPLALPLHGGGYNVLLFDARNHGRSPGATFSSLPRFAEDLDAAITWLQANQSDAAASITVIGHSVGAGAALFSASRRNDLAAVVSLSTFAHPRWVTARYLRQIRLPSPVIALVARYVEWVIGHRFETIAPVNTIKAIPCPVLLVHGDADRAVPITDAQMIAQSGAPGGLELLVIPGGDHDSSEHIPEYSPRLLAFLAAAEQQQSYCAKREPEAHGPGQPG
- a CDS encoding tRNA 2-thiocytidine(32) synthetase TtcA, with translation MSKSPDTPPKSLLRLVGRAIADYRMIQPGDRVLVAVSGGKDSLSLLQILRHLQRRAPVHFELGVITVDPQVPGFDPEPLIGYYSQLGLDYLYERQPIMEQAQAHMDGDSFCAYCARMKRGIMYRLCREHGYGVLALGQHLDDLGESLMMSMFHGGQLRTMKAHYRIDAGDLRVIRPLVYCRERQTCAYAETAALPVVPDSCPACFDKPTQRDYFKGLLAREEQANPRLFGNLLSAMRPLLTEGDL
- a CDS encoding metallophosphoesterase family protein, whose translation is MSDPTPLPQRLRVALLADTHGQIDPRILALVADCDMAVHGGDIGSVAVLASLQPKLGQVYAVRGNNDVHRDWPVADQALLERIPGRAQVDLPGGLLVVEHSHRMAAAGRHERLRRRYPQARAIVYGHSHRLVVDCECLPWVLNPGAAGRSRTCGGPSCLVLTASLDRWEIDEHRFALPPRSKHQTAARL
- a CDS encoding zinc-binding dehydrogenase is translated as MKAMVMNGPGGPEVLVPSELDDPRIESPHAVLVRVQAAGVNPVDTKIRSRGPMRAATGPTVLGCDGAGVVEAVGTEVTRVRPGDSVWYCSGGLGGMRGNYAQFNLVDEALIQPLPAGLPIDQGAAAPLVLITAWEALHDRAGIRPGQQVLIHGGAGGVGHVAIQLAVAAGARVATTVSSAEKADVAHRLGAECAINYREESLIEAISDWTQGRGVDIALDTVGPEVFRQTIPAMALYGDLITILDPGPDIDLSEARLRNLRISLELMLTPQLRDIGEAQARQGWILSQCAELMERGQLGIHVSESLPFTQAAEAHRQLEAGGMSGKLVLRIDP
- a CDS encoding PilZ domain-containing protein yields the protein MSSATDTDGNRRRFQRIGLDREVRVEAMDQETQCRLVDISLRGLLLDACESWQPVLGQLVDLSVVLDEQGSMRIQVKGEVRHLDAGQIGVHVLEMDLDSVAQLRRLVEVNLDDDSRLDLELQAMLVERDPTD
- a CDS encoding helix-turn-helix domain-containing protein: MNTKELNDAIGQRLREARQAQGLSLAQLSERTGNELSKSRISNYEQGIRRMGIEQAQTLTQALGTVSPVYLLCLDDSAPELSPEEQRLIGNFRAADPTGRLRVLEAAEEAKNG
- the ilvC gene encoding ketol-acid reductoisomerase gives rise to the protein MNVYYDKDADLSLIQGKEVAIIGYGSQGHAHANNLKESGVSVTVGLRPGSSSAAKASNAGLQVKDIPEAVAGADVVMILAPDEHQAKLYRDQIAPNIKQGAALAFAHGFNIHFGQIEPRADLDVIMIAPKGPGHLVRSTYTQGGGVPSLIAVQQDASGKARDIALAYASANGGGRAGIIETNFREECETDLFGEQVVLCGGLTALIQNGFETLVEAGYAPEMAYFECLHEVKLIVDLIYEGGIANMRYSISNTAEYGDLTRGPRIVTDETKAEMKRVLGEIQNGSFAREFILENQAGAPRMKAMRRLSQEHQIEEVGARLREMMPWIREKQLVDKSKN
- the ilvN gene encoding acetolactate synthase small subunit, giving the protein MRHILSMLVENESGALSRIAGLFSARGYNIESLTVAPTDDPTLSRMTLVTCGNDDIVEQIKKQLNKLIDVVKLADLSEGPHIEREMMLIKLRAKGADREELKRLTEIFRAKIVDVTEASYVVELTGTSSKLDAFIQAVPDGLITEVVRSGPSGIGRGEKALAL
- the ilvB gene encoding biosynthetic-type acetolactate synthase large subunit, coding for MLIQSLIDQGVETVFGYPGGAVLHIYDALFQKSDQIRHILVRHEQGAAHAADGYARASGKCGVCLVTSGPGATNAVTGIATAYMDSIPMVVITGQVPTPVIGSDAFQEVDTVGITRPCVKHNFLVKRVEDLAETIAKAFHIATSGRPGPVVVDVPKDVTDPGIKIPYQFQPNLKLRSYQPALKGHLGQIRKALEAMVGAKRPVFYTGGGVILGNAHEPLIDLVRALGHPITSTLMGLGAYPSTDSQFLGMLGMHGTYEANMAMHETDCLIAIGARFDDRVTGKIEHFCPHATIIHIDVDPSSISKNVRVDIPIVGPVETVLADMLGLLREMKAQPDKAAITAWWEQIDAWRKLDCLCYDRESELIKPQFAVQTLYKVTGGDLYLTSDVGQHQMFAAQFYPFDKPRRWINSGGLGTMGFGLPSAMGVQIAHPEAQVACISGEASILMCIQELATCKQYDLPIKIILLNNGYMGMVRQWQEFFYESRYAHSYVDALPDFVALTESFGHVGMRVDKPGELEAAMQEAFAMRDRLVFLDVIVDPTENVYPMIAAGKGQHEMHLPPTISQRELA
- a CDS encoding biliverdin-producing heme oxygenase produces the protein MSEAAINNTANTTAPGALMTALRARTAALHVATENLKLMRKLMAPEVDLGTYRDYLAAIAAPYTRVEPHLHNLCAPATLARLGVQPKLPALERDLAALELEPSRLPKALNERLKDLVRDETDALGGLYVLEGATLGGRVISQQLTRNLGSAANTLPFGFLGSRVDPSPASGWRHFGTALEAEVSAGGHDPERVLSAAVAVFEIVHQGLGNSRCARDAREVNIG